A single window of Arachis duranensis cultivar V14167 unplaced genomic scaffold, aradu.V14167.gnm2.J7QH unplaced_Scaffold_117896, whole genome shotgun sequence DNA harbors:
- the LOC107472155 gene encoding uncharacterized protein LOC107472155, translating to MGTGHPKLLFREALREIFMRCNHDIGFQMLNSASSRGHETAKYALSMTLLLRRDDNEGKGKGIELYHELDAAGLLADCNVRFFLIMTMSWLGEVQMPHIEEQHTVCASPRCSTRGHIGLLYDYHRQAVEQNSVHAFGGAAHIPCIHCRTNYELIVFINLP from the coding sequence ATGGGCACTGGCCATCCAAAGCTTCTGTTTCGAGAGGCGCTTCGGGAAATCTTCATGAGATGCAACCATGACATTGGCTTCCAAATGCTGAATAGTGCATCAAGTAGAGGCCATGAAACAGCCAAATACGCACTCTCAATGACGTTGCTCCTTCGCAGGGACGACAACGAGGGAAAAGGGAAAGGGATCGAACTGTATCACGAGCTTGATGCAGCTGGTTTACTCGCCGATTGTAACGTAAGGTTCTTTTTGATTATGACAATGTCGTGGCTGGGTGAAGTCCAAATGCCCCATATAGAAGAACAACATACAGTGTGTGCCTCGCCGAGGTGCTCCACCAGGGGCCACATAGGTCTTCTGTATGACTATCACAGACAGGCAGTAGAGCAAAACTCCGTCCATGCTTTCGGAGGGGCTGCTCATATCCCCTGTATTCACTGTCGCACGAACTACGAGTTGATAGTCTTCATCAACCTCCCATGA